A region of the Lycium barbarum isolate Lr01 chromosome 1, ASM1917538v2, whole genome shotgun sequence genome:
AACAAGAGGGTATTGATTATGAAAATACCTTTTCTCCAGTTGTGAGATTCAGCTCTATTAGACTAATTCTAGCTATAGTTGCAAGCATGAACTTGGAGTTACATCAAATGTATGTAAAGACCGCATTTCTCAACGGAGAACTAGATGAAGAAATTTTTATGGAGCAACCATTAGGTTTCATCCAAAATGGACTTAAACAATCATCTAGGCAGTGGTACTTGAGATTTCATCGAGCTATTACGTTTTATAACTTTAATATGATTGATGAAGACCACCGTGTGTATATGAAACGGTCTGAAAGTGATTTTGTAATGTTATCCCTTTATGTGGATGATATACTATTAGCTGGAAATAGCCTTAATTTCGTAAATAATATAAAGAGTTGGTTGTCCCTCAATTTTGAAATGAAGGACATAGGTGAAGCAGATTACATCCTTGGGATTATAATCCATAGAGATCGCTCTAAGAATCTAATAGCTCTAAAAAAGAGTCATACATAGGAAAGGTTCTTGAGCAGTTTAGGATGAAAGACTGCAAACCAATAGATACTCCTGTAGCTAAAGGCGAAAGTTTGAGCCTTGAAATGTGTCCCACAACTCAAAGTGAAATAGAAGCCATGAAGAGGGTCCCATATTCAAGTGCAATTGGGAGTTTAATATacgcaatgttgtgtacacatccCGACATTTGTTATGCAATTGGTCTTGTAAGCCGTTATCAGTCCAATCCAGGACAAACACATTGGAAAGTTGTTTAGATTTTCTTGAGATACTTGAGGGGCACTGCTGATTATAAATTATGTTACCAAGGGAGTGACTTACAATTGGTAGGTTACTCTGATACTGATTGGTAGTCCACTTCTAGTTATATATTCTTGCTTAATAATGGTACCATTTTGTGGAGTATCAAGAAACAAACATGTATAGCTTTGTCAACTATGGAAGCAGAGTTTGTTGCATATTCTGCAGCAGTACAAGAAGTTGTGTCGCTAAAGACATTCATGGAACACTTAGGGATCGTTGACAAGCCAATGGATCCAGTGAAACTCTTTTGTGATAGCCAAGCAGCTGTAGCTTATACAAAAGATCCTAAGTATCATAGTAAGACTAATCACATAGATACAAAGTATAACTTTGTTTAGAGTCATCATAACACATGAGGAAATCACTCTACAGTACATTTCAACACACAAAATGGTGGTTGATCCCTTGACAAAGCCAATACCTAGAGATGTATTTATTGAGCATGTGAAATCTCTAGGGTTGCACAAATTGTAGTGTGTTGTATTTCCTTATTTGAATGTTTGAATACAATACCTGGATATTTCTTCTTGGAAGAATACACATATTTGTTTCATGAATATTTCAATCATATTTGTTAATTGGCACACAGACAATATTAGAGTATATTGTACAGGATGATAAGGTTGACTTTCTCACACGAGCAATCGCCTTGGGCCCTTATGGGGATCGAGCAAGATGAGACATTCGTGTTTCTTATAGCTAAGGCAGTTAACAAACGTTATATTGTGAGTAAGAACACATCATTTAATGTCGCCCTAGTGGATGACTAGGATGAGATCCTGAAGAAATGTCAAACAGAAAGGATTAAATTATGGATTCCTACCATCCATAATACCTGTAGACAGATGCGAGATCTCCTCTTGAGGCCATGAGAGGCTAGCAGAGTGGTAGAACTCAGATAAGGTAAATGATTTACCTGGATCAAGATCTGTACAGTGTAAGCAAAGAAAATCGACATACACTCTGGAAATCAAAGGTACACTGCAGCATGCATTTCATATGGCATGTGCTTTATAACCGCAAATTGGGAGGTAAGTGAATGAACCCTGCTTCACTACTGTGTGAGACCCAGAAAGATATTAAATCCTTTCATTGGTGCTCTTATGACTTTGTCAATATCATGAGGAGATGGGTTAGTGTATGCTACTTTAGTATGCATCCAAAGGTTATGATAATACGACTTAAAGGAGTAATGCTAGGAAAGCAACTAATTTTGATCTTAATGATATGTGGGCGAAAAGAAGATATGTCAAATGTATACATATTATGCTTGTGTCTTAGACCGGTCCATTATGAGGCCTGTTTTAGATGGCATCATAAGTGTGGACACAAAGCATATTTGAAATGAGAACGGCACGAGGGTTAGAGAAGTTGTATGTATATAGACATGTCTAGGGCATCTGAGACACTTTctataacatgatatgatatcataAGAGATGAAAGAGTTGTAGACTCTTATACTGATCCCGAAAAGGATTTCTAGTTTAAGAGCTCCCAAAAATTAGAGTCCAAGCGGTCACGGCAACACACTCAGTATGAAAGTCCAAAAGGAAGTTTGTTTTCAAAGCTCTATGTGATTCATCCCATCATGTGAGTGGAAGATGTTGAAAATGGATGTACACCCATTGATGGAAAAACCCATAACTTGCTTCATTCATGAAGGCAAGTCGCAGCTCCACTAAATAACTCCCTATAGTAAAGAGAGAGAGTTATGTGATTCATGAATTAAGTGGGAGTTAAGGGAGAAGGGGTGATGTAACTCTTGAATGAATTGGACTTATAAGTTTCAACATTGTCCTATAAAAAGGATGAGTAGAGATCATCCAAACACAACACAAAATATAGTGAGTGAGTTTTCCTTAAGCAAAAGAGTGTAGTTGCTATGGATAATTTACAAGACTCTACAAGTGACCTTGTAAGAAACCGTTCGGCAATTGGTGGTAGTAACACACATCTATCCTAGAGAAAAAGGTATGCATTATTCCACATAAATCTCCGAGTTTAATTGCTTCAGCTAATAATCTGCCGCTAATATAGCTTCTATATAGTCTAAGCTTTATCAAGAAATGGCACATATTTTGTTAGATCTTAAAGCAGGTATGCTATGCATATAAACTTCGTGAGCATGCGAAAACTCTTACACATTGGTGCAACACCAGATGGTGTTTAACTTGCATATTTTGCTAAAGACTAACAGCACGAAAGAGTAAATCCAGAGGATATTTCATCATCCGAGAAAAGCAATAACATTACAAGATCCACAGTGAGCACATTTTCACTGCTTCAATTGTGGCCTTTCTTAAGAAATGACCATAAATTAAGTAGGCTCACAGTACCTAGGTACTGAAACCTTCTTTGTCCACTATGTCAACAACGAGGCATGGTGTTTTTACAAACAAATGGATTAATCATTAAGAAATCAGATACACATTCCAATCATTCAAAGTCATCCCTACCTTCCCCTCAAACACTTCTTTTTAAACAAACTGAATATATCAAATCAACCAATCAACTACGACTCAATCTCGAACTAGGCAGATGATTTAATCTCGAACTAGGCAGATGATTTGTGTTTTGACTGAAGAATAGAAGCGTAGATGGGTATATTATAGTGGGGGGAAATTATTTTTTGGGTCGGGTGGGGTCAGGCATGGGTAATTTTGGCTAATTTGGGATTTCCATCCATTCAAGGGGTATATGTGTATACTTTGACtaacagaggggtatatttggctaACGGAGGGCAAAGTTAACCAATAAACTAAAAgtaaaggggtatatttgacccttttcccttttatatTTGATCCAACATGGGATAACTTATAAGCAGGTAAGTAAAACACCTGAAAGGCCAAAACAATCTTGATTCTGCACTAAATAATCCAATGATTATTAATCCTTGGATTTACTCCCAACATTGTAATATTGGCATAACAGCCCTCAGGATTCGCCTTCTTGATTGTTCGAATGAGTCCAATCATGCAATTTAGTAACCCAACCCAACACACCACCAACCCCCACCCCAAGTACCTAACAGCCACCTTAACGAAAGTAGAACATAAAAAAGTAAGCACTGAACCAAGTTATGCAAGTAAGCTTGGTAGACTTTTAACAACGTGTATTTAGTCTAGTATGAAGAAGGATTTATTAAGATGAAATAATAGAAATGTCAAAGTTGGAATCATTTAACAACAGGAGCTCTCAAACAGCTCCAAATACATGATAGCAAGTAGCTAACCAGATGCTGTTAAGTTACTTCTTACATATTGCCATTTCTTTTAACTTACTACCTCCACTTCACTGAAATCTCCATGTTTCTGGATCACCTACTGAAACATGATAGGACCATACATAATGGTTAAAAGTTGAAAGAGGAATGTACGAAAGAATGAGTCCCTTTCCAGGAAGGATAGATtattgtatgttaaagattaatGTCCTTCCGCATGAGAAAGTGACAATGGATCTGCCAAACATGAATTGGCCAACCGGACTTCAAATCAGCATTTCCTAGAACAGCGATTGGACTGGTTTTGGAGACGATAAAGTTGCCACGGACTTGAACTGTCAATACATATGAAAGCTTCATTATACCGAGTAAAATCATAAACAGCTGATATATGTGGATGCAAGCAAAAGAGAGCAGTTGCAATAAAGTTTCTTACCTTTGGCTGTCTATACTTTTCACGAATGGCATTCAGGGTGCTTCCACTGGTGTTAATCTGTAAATCTTGCAGCAAAAGAACTGTGGTTTTGAGCTCTAACGCCTTATATCTAGTGTAGTGCTCCAAAGTTGGATTCTGCAAGTCATTTTGTGGTTGCAttcaattgcaaaaaaaaaaaaaaaaaagatgacagGATCAAGGAGAAAAAAAGTTGCATACCCAAGGGTTGTTAGATTGATCAAGTGTCCATCTGGCTAGAAATACAGCCGACGCAGCAGTAATAGATGGAAGAAACTTGAGAAAACTATATTCAGCTAGTGTTAGCTCTGCTAAATAGTTTGCCATGAATTCCAGTTCAACAGAGGGAACCTGCAGGTTGGAGTAATTTACTTTTGCCATGTAAGCTTCATTTTCTAGGACTCAAACCAAAAGAAGAATGCTATCTCATCTACCTCATAAGAAGCTTGTGCTGCTTGAACGAATCTCCTACAAACAAAGGACAATGGCACAAATAAGGAGCCTGCTCTCACAAGTAACATGAGTAAAATTTGCATATACTGCTAATGACAGGTACCTCAGGAATTTTTTTGTAGTCGGAGCAGCAAGTTGAAAGCCCAAAAAATTCAAAACAAGACTTTCCATTCTTACTACCTGACATGCAATAATTAATTAGCCTTTTCACATCCACGGGGAAATTTAAGTAGTATTAGAGAATACATAGAAAAACACTCGGGAAATGTTCAGATCATTACTCAAGTAGGAACAAAGTATGCATCCAAGATATCATAAAAGAGAAAGGAAAGCTCAGAGGTAGATGAGGCAATCTAGATCTTCGCCTCGCAGACGATAAACACAATTTGGTAAACGTAGTTAGGACCAGCAAAAGAAAAAATGATACTACCAAGATTCAGTCAAAAGAACTAGCAGTGGGAATGCGAAGGATCACGTCTTCTACAAATATTGATTTACTAGGACAAATCCTGACGACTAGTTGGATGCATAAAGGTACAAAATGTTAAAACAGACCTTGGGCTTAAACCTCAAAGCTAGTTCATGAATTGAGGATGGTTGAAAACCATATTAAGAAAACTACGACCTAAACTTTCAACCAGTGTGGGCCTCTAACACTCCCTACATGCCCAGTGATAGACATCTGGAGCAGGATAACATGACAGGGGAGTTCAATATTGAGTAACCAAACATCAAGGATGGGTACCAATGAAAAACACAAACACGAAAAATGAACTTAAGAAGCGAAAGCAACTGATACATGCTTCTTCCACTAATTGAAACTAAAGTTATTTAACTGCTCTTATTATATAGCATATCTTCAAGTACCTCATTCTCCACATAAATAAAATCTACAACTAGATCAGCATTGGAATGAGCATACCTCTTCTTTCGCGTAAGTGTTGTCTGTAATAAAGCAAAATTCTTCCACACGAGGTGCACAAATTTCTTCATATTTGCTGCaagcacaaaaataaataaaagatcaTATGCTGCAGAAAAAACCAATGAGATGCAGATGAAGTACGGGTAATTTCTCTTTTCTGAAGCTACAAAGAATTCAGAATTGGGCAAAGTTTATTACCATGTCGAAAAGCACATGCAGATACaagttatgaaaaaaaaaaaagggaactaAGTTAGATGGCTCTATTTCCCACAAACTCCTACAGTAAAAGAGGGATATCTTTGTGATCTACAAGTTCATAAATGTAAAAAACTGCTTAGTCTACCCTATAACCTATCATCCTTGAaaccgcaagggtggctcagttagttgagcatggggctttcataatggaggtctcaggttcgaaaccccctgcctacgacaacagaggatttgccttctgggtcgagctcatcacacggggcttgcctagtgcgggttacctctcctgtgtggtttgcgagctattacacaggagctgggtttaccctgtgtgCACCCGaaaggtagcggctgcgggttcccatgtcatcaaaaaaaaaaaaaaaacctatcaTCCTTGAATATGAATATCCGAAACAGGAATTACTTACGAAGCAATTAACATGCAGGTAACTCCAAGCAGCTGCAGCTTTTGTTTTTCAATGTAATTCTCAGAGAGGAACCTATCAATGAGATGTACAGTCAGGTAAAGAGTGTCTGGAACCAGCCTGTATTCTTCAGAAACCTGCAAGAGAGTGAAAAAACTGATGGTCAATGGATACAATTTTAACTTTCATGCAAGAAAAGCATATCCAACACTTGACAAGCGGAAAAACAGCTCATCAAAAGTAAGTCCGAATTCCATAAGCCAGTTGTATAATAATTATGCATAATTGACAATGGAAATGTAAAGGCTCTTCTTATTTCCAGGAAACAAAAACACTTTTAGGGTTTGTTTGGTTATCGAACCCTAAAAGTAAGTCTATACCAAATATGAAAATTCCTATCATAACTAACATTTGATTAAATGCTTACAGGAAAAAAAACATATGTGATCTCTCTCCGGGGAAGGGAAGTAAACCATAAAAATTGAACAAGAAAATAATACTTGAATATGAAGCAAAAAGTTCAGTTGATGATGCTAACCAGTAACCATTCATCCAAAGATCAAAGCAAAAGTAATCAACAAAAAGGTTTTCTACTATCACAACTTAAGTAAAGAGAAATATGTGAAAAGATTTTGTTTATTAAGAACGACAACATACTTCTTAAGATACTATCTCACATATTATTAAGCATTGTCAAAGCATCCAAGTAAGCCAACTGACCTCCACAAGCCAATCAATGAGAATACTTCGCATACCCTTGTTAACGTCCCGCTGCATCTTTTCCATGTAATTAAAGGAAGGCCGCCGGTCAAGCTGTTGGTGAGAAGAATTTGTCATTTAGTAATTGAGAAACAGAaagcttttcttgaaaataaatggCCCCCCTTAGGTCAAAAAGAAAGGGGAAGGGTACTCTTAAACTTGTTCAGAAGTATAAACAAAATCACGACCTTGCAAGAAAAAGTTTTTTTAATGATAATATTtgttttattaattaataaaggCAATATTAAGGTTGATACTGTTTGGATGGTTACAGATGCCTGGTGCTATCACTAGACTTGTCAACAGTGCATCAGTCATTTTCAAGGTAATAACAGGAATAGCACCAGTCATACTAACCTCCATGGCATGCAAATTGCTATATATATCAGGAGCATACAGACTACACATTAGTGGATCCTTGTGTTTTGAATCTATATCTGCAATACCAAGAGCATCGGAGCCTTCTTGTTTCTGGCAACCCTTGCTTTCATCTACATAATGGAACAGAAACAAATAAGCTCCTTCCAGAAAAAACCTATCAGTAGAAAAAATTTCCTTTGAAGACCACTAGTAATGCTTTCATGCAATGATTTAAGTTTTGCAGGCAATGCCAGAAGATCAAACAGATTAATAAGCTTTCCTACCAACAGTTTGCTTTTTACCTTTCTGGAAAAAGGTTTTGCAATCCATCCATTTGCAAAATGATGATAAACGCTTTTTATATTGGAGATGTAAAATACCTATTCCCATAGAACCACAAAGCCATATCACCCATGAGGAAGTATGTACTCAATTGGTTTTTTCGCTCTTCTGATGCATGTATTACATTGTCTCTTTACTTCCAGTTATTCTAGGATTTCCATTTCTTCTGATGGTGCTACAAGTAGATACTTTACATTCAAGTGAGCAAGAGCTCTGTTTTGAGGTTTTATGAAAAATAGAAATTTTACACCGCTTTTTTTCAAATTCTCCAAGATTCtgtaatttattttttgaaattttgtggAATCAACAAAAATGCAATTGTGCTTTTGTGGAGTTCCAAAAATTAGTTCATATTTTAGCATAATTGTCTTGCCTGCGGATTTTGTGGAGGTAATTATAAATTGCTAGTCTAGATTTTGCGCTTGGAATTATAACATTGAATTCAAATTTGTACATACTTGACTGATGATGAGATATCTGAGTTAGACAAAGGGGCATAAGCAGTTTCAAGCTTCTAAATTTTAACTGAAACCATATATCAGTAAAGGACATGTATACTTCTTGCGCTCTCAGAGAATTACATGTGGTTCCAATAGAGCATTTCatataaggatcaaattcaaagGTGTTGAACATAAATATAAACTTGTTGGAGTGCCAATAATCTTGGTAAACAGCACTTTAAGAAACATAAAGTTTCCAGAAAAATTACACATATCAAGTATCTTAGTTGTTGTTCCCTACAGACGAGCTGGCAGCAATTATCACAAATTTGAACAGAAACTAGCACTTTTCGAAACTTAAAGGAGCAGATATAGCTCAGTCATTGTGGTTGCACTCCAAACTATGTTTAAAGAGagggaaagaaaacaaaaaatccCAAGCTTTCAAATCTTGCATGATAGCACACAATATCGTACCTTTTTGTGTTGTATTCAGGAGTGTAATGCCATTACATGAACTCCTATTCACAGGCATAAGATCAACTAAACCACACTGAGCAGGGGTTATATATTCGCTTGGCTGAGTTAATGCATGGTCCTTGAAGTCTGCTTGTGAACAGTGTTGTGATTCCTCAACCTTTACTTTTTTTGCTTCTTCAATCATTCTCTCTTTTCTATCTTCAAGCTTTGGTCTTTTCACTAAAATAGCGGGTGTCACCTTTGAATTCCGCTTATTAGAGAATTTCTTAACCTATCACCATAAGACAAGTTGACATCATCAGCCACATGTTGACAAGTCTTTGAAACTAAGAAAACAAAGACACTAGTTCAACAACCATTAACTATGTTCCGCACAATGATTTTATTTCCAAAGAACAAGTATGATATAACATATCTATCAAAAC
Encoded here:
- the LOC132643813 gene encoding cyclin-A2-2, translated to MRNATMTTGSSNLKVPTMRITRARAKTLGSSGGLPPLHPSVRQDKKQGQVTQGTKSKRSASDENGPVNSASTASQQPKRKAVLRDVTNVLCENSYMNCINGSKFQVKKFSNKRNSKVTPAILVKRPKLEDRKERMIEEAKKVKVEESQHCSQADFKDHALTQPSEYITPAQCGLVDLMPVNRSSCNGITLLNTTQKDESKGCQKQEGSDALGIADIDSKHKDPLMCSLYAPDIYSNLHAMELDRRPSFNYMEKMQRDVNKGMRSILIDWLVEVSEEYRLVPDTLYLTVHLIDRFLSENYIEKQKLQLLGVTCMLIASKYEEICAPRVEEFCFITDNTYAKEEVVRMESLVLNFLGFQLAAPTTKKFLRRFVQAAQASYEVPSVELEFMANYLAELTLAEYSFLKFLPSITAASAVFLARWTLDQSNNPWNPTLEHYTRYKALELKTTVLLLQDLQINTSGSTLNAIREKYRQPKFKSVATLSSPKPVQSLF